In Elusimicrobium sp. An273, one genomic interval encodes:
- the ftsA gene encoding cell division protein FtsA, with product MAKTNIIAGLDVGSGKLTCIAAAHDFETNTLKVLAGRSVPCKGLRGGMVSDIRETSAAVTHILGSIERECNQEIGNLFVGVRGAHLESFSNHGTYNISRMDKEITQADMDLAIENAKAMPIKNDNEIINVIPQGYAIDKQKGITNPEGMEGSLLEVDVHITTGSSTHLNNLAKAIQRPGYKIDGTFYSLVPLADTVLTQEEKEIGALILDLGGETMSVGIYIDGILKFSRDIPYGCDLITSDLSRLLHTSRQNAKEIKEKYGVSFPTFLDEEGEIPVPSLDGRSTHNIKKSFVLDIIQPRVEELIEQVALCVENSGYKKLPVVGVVTGGGSLMPGITEHCVNILGLKEARRGVVQRDLITSDDEFFDPLYSTAMALAIYASDNSGYDDYSGGSYEKGSSFFGKLGKLFKGVDIFGG from the coding sequence ATGGCTAAAACAAACATCATTGCCGGCTTGGATGTCGGCAGCGGCAAGCTGACCTGTATTGCCGCGGCACACGATTTTGAAACAAATACACTGAAAGTCTTGGCGGGGCGCAGCGTTCCGTGCAAAGGGCTGCGGGGGGGGATGGTGTCGGATATTCGCGAAACCTCCGCCGCCGTAACGCATATTTTGGGCAGTATTGAACGCGAATGCAACCAGGAAATCGGAAACCTGTTTGTGGGCGTGCGCGGGGCGCATTTGGAATCTTTTTCCAACCACGGCACGTATAACATTTCCCGCATGGATAAAGAAATTACCCAGGCGGATATGGATTTGGCGATTGAAAACGCCAAAGCCATGCCGATTAAAAACGACAACGAAATCATCAATGTCATTCCGCAGGGCTATGCCATTGATAAACAAAAAGGCATTACCAATCCGGAAGGGATGGAAGGGTCTTTGTTAGAGGTAGACGTACACATTACCACCGGTTCTTCCACGCACCTGAACAATTTGGCAAAAGCCATCCAGCGCCCGGGGTATAAGATTGACGGTACGTTCTACAGCCTGGTGCCGCTGGCCGATACCGTGCTGACGCAGGAAGAAAAAGAAATCGGCGCACTGATTTTGGATTTGGGCGGAGAAACGATGTCCGTCGGTATTTACATTGACGGCATTTTAAAGTTCTCCCGCGATATCCCCTACGGCTGCGATTTGATTACGAGCGACCTTTCCCGCCTGTTGCACACCAGCCGCCAAAACGCCAAAGAAATTAAAGAAAAATACGGCGTATCCTTTCCTACCTTTTTAGACGAAGAAGGGGAAATCCCCGTTCCGTCTTTGGACGGGCGCAGCACGCACAACATCAAAAAAAGCTTTGTGCTGGACATTATCCAGCCCCGCGTGGAAGAACTAATTGAACAGGTGGCCTTGTGCGTGGAAAATTCCGGCTATAAAAAATTGCCGGTGGTGGGTGTGGTAACCGGCGGCGGCTCGCTGATGCCGGGCATTACGGAACACTGTGTAAACATCCTGGGTTTAAAAGAAGCGCGCCGCGGGGTAGTACAGCGCGACTTGATTACCAGCGACGATGAATTTTTTGATCCGCTCTACAGCACCGCTATGGCGCTGGCTATTTACGCTTCGGATAATTCCGGTTACGACGATTATTCCGGCGGCTCTTACGAAAAAGGAAGCTCCTTTTTCGGCAAGCTGGGAAAATTGTTTAAAGGCGTAGATATTTTTGGCGGCTGA
- the smpB gene encoding SsrA-binding protein SmpB: protein MPKKESVLVVCTNRKAYHDYFIEDTYEAGLELLGAEVKSIRQKELSLDGSFVRVENGQARVYNMHVKPYKFNSLTEPDPTRVRRLLLNKKEIRKLGAKAELKGYSLVPVEVYFKNGWAKLKLGVAKGKHLFDKRESLKKRDLNREMEQHFKNNIRF from the coding sequence ATGCCGAAGAAAGAGTCCGTTTTAGTCGTTTGCACAAACCGCAAAGCGTACCACGATTATTTTATAGAAGATACGTATGAAGCCGGCCTGGAACTGCTGGGAGCGGAAGTGAAATCCATCCGCCAAAAAGAGCTGAGTCTGGACGGCAGTTTCGTGCGGGTGGAAAACGGGCAGGCGCGCGTGTATAATATGCACGTAAAACCGTATAAGTTTAATTCCCTGACCGAGCCCGACCCTACACGCGTGAGGCGGCTGCTGCTGAACAAAAAAGAAATCCGCAAACTGGGCGCCAAGGCGGAGCTGAAAGGGTATTCGCTGGTTCCTGTGGAAGTATATTTTAAAAACGGCTGGGCGAAACTGAAACTGGGCGTGGCCAAAGGGAAACACCTCTTTGACAAGCGGGAATCTTTAAAAAAGCGCGACTTGAACCGCGAAATGGAACAACATTTTAAAAATAACATCCGTTTTTAA
- the hydG gene encoding [FeFe] hydrogenase H-cluster radical SAM maturase HydG, with amino-acid sequence MIIDDEKLQRTLEKAKSHSDSEVTEILKKARELKGISLEEAAVLLNLTDKKLLNDLFNTAKYVKEAIYGNRIVLFAPLYISNICTNECIYCAFRRSNTHLKRHASTQDEIRQEVTALLQQGHKRILMVAGEAYPGGGLQYVYDSIKTIYDTRWNGQNIRRVNVNIAPLTEPEFEQLKKCNIGTYQLFQETYHKETYAKLHIAGAKKDYQFRLDAMDRALQAGINDVGIGPLLGLYDHKYEILATLEHSWYLDKTYGVGPHTISIPRIEPAEGSDFSQHPNDVLTDDDFKKCVAVLRLAVPYTGIILSTRESPAMRNACLELGVSQISAASRVNPGGYSYDKQNGSQFTLTDDRSLAEVIDAVVDAKHMPSFCTGCYRLGRVGKDFMDMAKPGLIKTHCLPNAMFTFAEYLEDFAPAPLKAKGYALIDSTAKDAFPQDSPIHKMIEDNLKAIKEGKRDLYF; translated from the coding sequence ATGATTATTGATGACGAAAAACTGCAACGAACTTTGGAAAAAGCCAAGTCCCACTCGGACTCCGAAGTGACGGAAATTTTAAAAAAAGCCCGTGAGTTAAAAGGCATTTCGCTGGAAGAAGCGGCTGTCTTGTTAAACCTCACCGATAAAAAACTGTTAAACGACCTTTTTAATACGGCCAAATACGTTAAAGAAGCCATTTACGGCAACCGCATCGTGCTGTTTGCGCCGCTGTATATTTCCAACATTTGCACCAACGAATGCATTTATTGTGCGTTCCGCCGCTCCAACACCCATTTAAAACGCCACGCCAGCACGCAGGACGAAATCCGCCAGGAAGTAACCGCCCTCTTGCAGCAAGGGCATAAACGCATTTTGATGGTAGCCGGCGAGGCGTACCCCGGCGGCGGCCTGCAATACGTGTACGACAGCATCAAAACCATTTACGACACCCGCTGGAACGGGCAGAACATCCGCCGCGTCAACGTCAACATCGCCCCGCTGACGGAACCCGAATTTGAGCAACTTAAAAAATGCAACATCGGCACCTATCAGCTGTTCCAGGAAACCTATCATAAGGAAACCTACGCCAAGCTGCATATTGCCGGCGCCAAGAAAGACTATCAGTTCCGCCTGGACGCGATGGACCGCGCCCTGCAGGCCGGCATTAACGATGTAGGCATCGGGCCGCTGTTAGGCCTGTACGACCACAAATACGAAATTTTGGCCACCTTGGAACATTCCTGGTATCTGGATAAAACCTACGGCGTAGGCCCGCACACCATTTCCATTCCGCGCATTGAACCGGCGGAAGGGTCGGACTTCAGCCAACACCCCAATGACGTGCTGACGGATGACGATTTTAAAAAATGTGTGGCCGTCCTGCGTTTGGCGGTGCCGTACACGGGCATTATTTTAAGTACGCGCGAATCGCCCGCCATGAGAAACGCCTGCTTGGAGTTGGGCGTCTCGCAAATTTCGGCCGCGTCCCGCGTCAATCCGGGCGGCTACTCGTACGACAAGCAAAACGGCAGCCAGTTTACGCTGACCGACGACCGCTCCCTGGCCGAAGTGATAGACGCCGTGGTGGACGCCAAACATATGCCGTCCTTCTGCACGGGCTGCTACCGCTTGGGCCGCGTAGGCAAGGATTTTATGGATATGGCAAAACCGGGCCTTATCAAAACCCACTGCCTGCCCAACGCCATGTTTACGTTTGCCGAATACTTGGAAGACTTTGCCCCCGCGCCTTTAAAAGCCAAGGGCTACGCGCTGATTGACAGCACCGCCAAAGACGCCTTCCCGCAGGATTCGCCTATCCATAAAATGATAGAGGACAATCTCAAAGCCATTAAAGAAGGCAAACGGGACTTGTACTTTTAA
- a CDS encoding PPC domain-containing DNA-binding protein — translation MAEEKPYLTGRTYLFRLPKGKDLLESLADFCHDNQVKCGIVNVIGSVSNATIGCYDQNKKKYEKTVINQEMELISLCGNISIQDNRPQVHAHVVMAGKDNQAIGGHLFPGTKIYVCEAYIQELVGEPKVRRSDKVTKLSLWA, via the coding sequence ATGGCAGAAGAAAAACCTTACTTGACCGGACGGACATATCTTTTCAGGCTTCCTAAAGGCAAGGATTTGTTGGAGTCGCTCGCTGATTTTTGCCACGACAACCAAGTGAAATGCGGCATCGTCAATGTGATTGGCTCCGTGTCTAACGCCACCATTGGCTGCTACGACCAGAACAAAAAGAAATACGAGAAAACCGTCATCAACCAGGAGATGGAACTCATCAGCCTCTGCGGCAACATCAGCATTCAGGACAACCGCCCGCAGGTGCATGCCCATGTGGTGATGGCCGGCAAAGACAACCAAGCCATTGGCGGGCACTTGTTCCCGGGTACCAAAATCTATGTGTGCGAGGCGTATATCCAGGAGCTGGTGGGCGAGCCGAAAGTAAGAAGATCCGATAAAGTAACCAAGCTTTCGCTTTGGGCTTAA
- a CDS encoding M42 family metallopeptidase, producing the protein MEQKLDFSILKTLTELPGISGRESAVRSYLKDLLSPYADDVRTDVMGNLIFFKKGTSDKNLLLCAHMDEVGLMIHHIDERGFLRFVTVGGIDPRTLLAQRVRVHTKKGSFLGVIGTKPAHITTEADRAKAVGVKDLCIDMGLSGEEVKKRVEIGDFAVLDRTYEEFGNGLICAKALDNRAGVFVLAEVLKALKNPFYNVYAVFTVQEEVGLRGAATAAFGIEADVALCIDTTGAADIPGCAPQDYICALGQGVGITALDARTITPERLFNALKALCDEYTIRRQIRIAPRGGNDAGAVHQSKTGIPTCGLSIPTRNIHSNVEIVSKFDVGNTFRLAYLAAQNGIKEVTL; encoded by the coding sequence ATGGAGCAAAAATTAGATTTTTCTATTCTTAAAACGTTAACCGAACTGCCGGGTATATCCGGCCGCGAAAGCGCAGTCCGCAGCTACTTAAAAGACCTTTTATCCCCCTACGCCGATGATGTACGCACGGACGTAATGGGAAACCTCATCTTTTTTAAAAAAGGCACTTCCGATAAAAATCTGCTTTTATGCGCCCATATGGATGAAGTGGGACTCATGATTCACCATATTGACGAACGCGGCTTTTTGCGCTTTGTAACCGTGGGGGGCATTGACCCCCGCACGCTGCTTGCGCAGCGGGTGCGCGTGCATACCAAAAAGGGCTCTTTTTTAGGGGTCATCGGCACAAAACCCGCCCATATTACCACCGAGGCGGATCGTGCCAAAGCGGTGGGCGTGAAAGACCTCTGCATAGATATGGGGTTGAGCGGCGAAGAGGTTAAAAAACGGGTGGAAATCGGAGATTTTGCCGTATTGGACAGAACGTATGAAGAATTTGGAAACGGCTTAATTTGCGCCAAAGCTTTGGATAACCGCGCCGGCGTATTTGTGTTGGCGGAAGTGCTGAAGGCGCTGAAGAACCCTTTTTACAATGTGTATGCCGTGTTTACGGTGCAGGAAGAAGTAGGCCTGCGCGGGGCGGCTACGGCGGCGTTTGGAATTGAGGCGGATGTGGCCCTGTGTATAGACACCACGGGCGCGGCCGATATTCCCGGATGCGCGCCGCAGGATTATATTTGCGCCTTGGGGCAGGGGGTAGGAATTACGGCGTTGGATGCGCGCACCATTACGCCGGAGCGCTTGTTTAACGCGCTTAAAGCGTTGTGCGACGAATACACCATCCGCCGCCAAATCCGCATTGCGCCGCGCGGCGGCAACGACGCCGGAGCCGTGCACCAGTCTAAAACCGGTATTCCCACCTGCGGGCTTTCTATTCCCACGCGCAACATCCACTCCAATGTGGAAATCGTCAGCAAATTTGATGTCGGAAATACTTTCCGTTTGGCGTATCTTGCGGCGCAAAACGGAATCAAAGAAGTTACTTTATAA
- a CDS encoding class II fructose-bisphosphate aldolase yields the protein MTVSYKDLGLVNTRQMFKDAMAGGYAIPAYNFNNMEQLQAIVTACVQTGSPVILQVSKGARQYANATLLRWMARGAVEMMKEIGKPVPLCLHLDHGDSFELCKDCIDNGFSSVMIDGSHLPYEENVALTKKVVDYAHQHDVTVEGELGVLAGIEDEVSAEHHTYTDPAQVEDFVKRTGVDSLAISIGTSHGAYKFKVKPGEKLPELRFDILEEVSKRLPGFPIVLHGSSSVPQWAVKQINEYGGKLEDTAGIPEEQLRKAAKSAVCKINVDSDGRLVMTATIRKIFATKPSEFDPRKYLGPAREELIKMYAEKNENVFGSAGRVK from the coding sequence ATGACCGTTTCTTATAAAGATCTGGGCTTGGTTAACACCCGCCAGATGTTCAAAGACGCTATGGCCGGCGGTTACGCCATTCCGGCTTACAACTTTAACAATATGGAACAGCTGCAAGCTATCGTTACCGCCTGCGTACAAACCGGTTCCCCGGTAATCTTGCAAGTTTCCAAAGGCGCCCGGCAATATGCCAACGCCACGCTCTTGCGCTGGATGGCCCGCGGTGCGGTGGAAATGATGAAAGAAATCGGCAAGCCGGTACCGCTGTGCTTGCACTTGGATCACGGCGATTCCTTTGAACTGTGCAAAGACTGCATTGACAACGGTTTCTCTTCCGTAATGATTGACGGCTCCCACCTGCCGTATGAAGAAAACGTGGCCTTGACCAAAAAAGTAGTGGACTATGCCCACCAGCACGACGTAACCGTAGAAGGCGAACTGGGCGTTTTGGCCGGGATTGAAGATGAAGTCTCCGCCGAACACCACACCTACACCGATCCGGCCCAAGTGGAAGATTTCGTAAAACGCACGGGCGTGGATTCTTTGGCCATTTCCATCGGCACTTCTCACGGCGCGTACAAATTCAAAGTAAAACCCGGCGAAAAACTGCCCGAACTGCGCTTTGATATTTTGGAAGAAGTTTCCAAACGTCTGCCCGGTTTCCCGATTGTATTGCACGGTTCTTCCAGCGTTCCGCAATGGGCCGTCAAACAAATCAACGAATACGGCGGCAAATTGGAAGATACGGCCGGCATTCCGGAAGAACAGCTGCGCAAAGCTGCCAAATCCGCCGTGTGCAAAATCAATGTGGACTCGGACGGCCGCCTTGTGATGACCGCCACCATCCGCAAAATTTTCGCCACCAAACCCAGCGAATTTGACCCGCGCAAATACCTGGGCCCGGCCCGCGAAGAACTTATTAAGATGTATGCCGAAAAGAACGAAAACGTATTCGGTTCCGCCGGCAGAGTCAAATAA
- the hydF gene encoding [FeFe] hydrogenase H-cluster maturation GTPase HydF: MVKLNRPHIGIFGKMNVGKSSLINALTGQQVSVVADHPGTTTDPVKKIIEILGVGPVTVLDTPGIDDTSALGTQRVERTNEALDQVDLAILVFADQFDSYDQTLMETCVARKVPFFFVHNKSDLQKLNVEIKGADVVDFSCKSPALLPRLLEMIKKHLPKSSYSQDVILDDFVKAGEEVVLVIPIDASAPEGRLILPQVQTIRNLLDIGAVAVCLKDTELRKYLQTHTPKLVVTDSQAFGYVKTVVPPTIALTSFSILFSRLKGDFDAFLRGTHAIDRLQDGDRVLILESCSHSVNKCDDIGRVKIPNLLRKYTGKKLEFDVVANLDPIPADAEKYKLAVQCGGCMVTRTQIMRRLEILKEKKVPLSNYGLTIAYCNGIFERVTEIFRKKGI, translated from the coding sequence ATGGTAAAACTCAATCGGCCGCATATCGGCATTTTTGGAAAAATGAACGTGGGCAAGAGCTCGCTCATCAACGCCTTGACCGGGCAGCAAGTTTCCGTCGTGGCGGATCATCCGGGTACGACTACCGATCCCGTGAAAAAAATTATTGAAATTTTAGGCGTCGGCCCCGTAACTGTATTGGATACCCCCGGAATAGACGATACTTCCGCCCTGGGCACCCAGCGGGTGGAACGCACCAACGAAGCGTTGGATCAGGTGGATTTGGCCATTTTGGTGTTTGCAGACCAATTTGATTCTTACGACCAAACGTTGATGGAAACCTGCGTGGCGCGCAAAGTGCCGTTCTTCTTTGTGCACAATAAAAGCGATTTGCAAAAGCTGAATGTGGAAATCAAAGGTGCGGATGTGGTGGATTTCTCCTGCAAAAGCCCGGCCCTCTTGCCGCGGCTGTTGGAGATGATTAAAAAACATCTGCCCAAAAGTTCTTATTCGCAAGATGTCATTTTGGACGATTTTGTAAAGGCGGGGGAAGAAGTGGTGCTGGTGATTCCGATTGACGCTTCCGCCCCCGAAGGCCGCCTGATTTTGCCGCAGGTGCAAACCATTCGCAACCTGTTGGATATCGGGGCCGTGGCGGTGTGTTTAAAGGACACGGAACTGCGGAAATACCTGCAAACCCATACGCCCAAACTGGTGGTTACGGATTCGCAGGCGTTTGGTTACGTCAAAACGGTGGTTCCGCCCACGATTGCGCTGACGAGCTTTAGCATTCTGTTCTCACGCTTAAAAGGCGATTTTGACGCTTTCCTGCGCGGCACGCACGCCATCGACCGCCTGCAAGACGGCGACCGGGTGCTGATTTTGGAGTCCTGCTCCCACAGCGTTAATAAATGCGACGATATCGGACGGGTAAAAATCCCCAACCTGCTTCGCAAGTATACCGGCAAAAAATTGGAATTTGACGTGGTAGCCAATTTAGATCCCATTCCCGCCGATGCCGAAAAATACAAACTGGCCGTTCAATGCGGCGGATGTATGGTAACGCGCACGCAGATTATGCGGCGGCTGGAAATTTTGAAAGAGAAGAAAGTCCCTCTTTCCAACTATGGGCTGACGATTGCCTATTGCAACGGCATTTTTGAGCGGGTAACGGAAATCTTCCGCAAAAAAGGAATTTAA
- a CDS encoding polyprenyl synthetase family protein — MNKFDAYLKERAKLVEKNLSKYISKIDNSPKILTDAMDYSLQAGGKRVRPILLMATAEAFGKKAADVMPAACAVEMLHTYSLIHDDLPSMDNDSLRRGKPTNHKVFGEDLALLAGDALLTYVFEVFAQNGKVKAIGAENTLNALLHFANCAGASGMVGGQVADVYAEGMGRSDAHSFRADKLRQNSKPLADKTLHYFMLPARIKETTPETILNYIHANKTGALIRGSVESGALLAGASGKDLTLIKKYANCIGLVFQIVDDILDVTASAKQLGKSNSDAENGKLTFVSLYGLEGSRKHAQLLIANAQKALDALKNVKKKNLWPLYEMAEFFKTRTY; from the coding sequence ATGAACAAATTTGACGCTTATTTAAAAGAACGTGCCAAATTAGTAGAAAAGAATTTATCCAAGTATATTTCCAAAATAGACAATTCGCCCAAAATTTTAACCGACGCCATGGATTACTCGCTCCAAGCCGGCGGCAAACGCGTGCGCCCCATTTTGCTGATGGCCACCGCGGAAGCCTTCGGCAAAAAAGCGGCCGACGTCATGCCCGCCGCCTGCGCCGTGGAAATGCTGCACACCTATTCTTTAATTCACGACGATTTGCCCTCTATGGACAACGACTCCCTGCGCCGCGGCAAACCCACCAACCACAAAGTCTTTGGCGAGGATTTGGCCCTGCTGGCGGGCGATGCGCTGTTAACCTACGTGTTTGAAGTGTTTGCCCAGAACGGCAAAGTAAAAGCGATCGGGGCCGAAAACACCCTTAACGCGCTCTTGCATTTTGCCAACTGCGCCGGCGCCAGCGGCATGGTGGGCGGCCAAGTGGCCGACGTATACGCCGAAGGCATGGGCCGCAGCGACGCCCACAGCTTCCGCGCCGACAAGCTGCGCCAAAACTCCAAACCTCTGGCCGACAAAACCCTCCACTATTTTATGCTGCCGGCCCGCATCAAAGAAACCACCCCGGAAACCATTTTAAATTACATTCACGCCAATAAAACCGGTGCACTCATCCGCGGCAGCGTGGAATCGGGCGCGCTGTTGGCGGGCGCCAGCGGGAAAGATTTGACGTTAATTAAAAAATACGCCAACTGCATTGGCCTGGTCTTCCAAATTGTAGACGACATTTTAGACGTTACCGCCAGCGCCAAACAATTGGGCAAATCCAACAGCGACGCCGAAAACGGCAAACTGACCTTCGTCAGCCTCTACGGGCTGGAAGGCAGCCGCAAACACGCCCAACTGCTGATTGCCAACGCCCAAAAAGCGTTGGACGCGCTGAAAAACGTCAAAAAGAAAAATCTCTGGCCCCTGTATGAAATGGCCGAATTTTTTAAAACCAGAACTTATTAA
- the dxs gene encoding 1-deoxy-D-xylulose-5-phosphate synthase encodes MKVLPSIQSPKDLRLIKKELLPTLCEELRSVIIDTASKNGGHLGSSLGAVEIITALHYVFNTPEDKIVFDTGHQAYAHKLLTGRQKEFHTIRTQKGLSGFPKRCESPYDTFGVGHASTAISAALGMAIARDQKKEKNKVIAVVGDGCLTGGMAYEAMQNAGLLRSDLLVILNDNQMFISKRVGALGKALTKLLTTKYVQLAEEKASNFLKRFDELGNNAAKLAKRARSILFPGTLFEEMGFRYFGPVNGNDINEMIEVLESVKDVKGPVMLHVVTKKGKGYKPAEEKPTKFHGVGVFDVDTGDTIGKSNCITFTQAFSNTLVKLAEKDPSITAITAAMPEGTGLDAFRDKFPSRYFDVGIAEEHAATFAAGLAAGGMKPVVAIYSTFIQRCYDQIIHDVALQKLPVVFALDRAGLVGEDGPTHHGVFDLSFLREVPNLIVAAPADENELQHLLKTALDAKAPFVLRYPRGSGFGVEMDAAPKRLEIGKGVWLKKGKDLNILAIGNRVHPAMQAAALLAEKDIDCGVANMRFVHPLDTHLIDEALKLSRRIVTVEDNMLAGGFGSAVAEYVSDKQADFKLLRLGIGDEFVEHGKVAQLYDQLGLNAEEMTKHILKWKNK; translated from the coding sequence ATGAAAGTACTCCCCAGTATCCAGAGCCCGAAAGATCTTCGCCTCATCAAAAAAGAACTGTTGCCCACGTTATGCGAAGAGCTGCGCTCCGTGATTATTGACACCGCCAGCAAAAACGGCGGCCATTTGGGCTCCAGCTTGGGCGCCGTAGAAATTATTACGGCTTTGCACTACGTGTTTAACACGCCCGAAGATAAAATCGTGTTTGATACGGGGCACCAAGCTTACGCTCACAAGCTCTTAACCGGGCGGCAAAAAGAATTTCACACCATTCGCACCCAAAAGGGTCTCAGCGGGTTTCCAAAACGCTGTGAAAGCCCGTACGATACCTTTGGGGTAGGGCACGCCTCCACCGCTATTTCCGCCGCGCTGGGCATGGCCATTGCGCGCGACCAGAAAAAAGAAAAAAACAAAGTCATCGCCGTCGTGGGGGACGGCTGCCTTACCGGCGGCATGGCCTATGAAGCCATGCAAAACGCCGGGCTGTTGCGCTCGGACTTGCTGGTTATTTTAAACGACAACCAGATGTTTATTTCCAAACGCGTCGGCGCCTTGGGCAAGGCCTTAACCAAACTGCTGACCACCAAATACGTCCAACTGGCGGAAGAAAAAGCTTCCAACTTTTTAAAACGCTTTGACGAACTGGGCAACAACGCCGCCAAACTGGCCAAGCGGGCGCGCTCCATTTTGTTCCCGGGCACCTTGTTTGAAGAAATGGGCTTCCGCTATTTCGGCCCGGTAAACGGAAACGATATTAACGAAATGATTGAAGTGCTGGAAAGCGTCAAAGACGTAAAAGGCCCGGTGATGCTGCACGTCGTCACCAAAAAAGGCAAAGGCTATAAACCGGCCGAAGAAAAACCCACCAAGTTTCACGGCGTGGGCGTGTTTGACGTAGACACCGGAGACACGATCGGCAAATCCAACTGCATTACGTTTACGCAGGCCTTTTCCAACACGCTGGTAAAGCTGGCGGAAAAAGACCCGTCCATCACTGCCATCACGGCAGCCATGCCGGAAGGAACGGGGTTGGACGCGTTCCGCGACAAATTCCCCTCCCGCTATTTTGACGTGGGTATCGCCGAAGAACACGCCGCCACGTTTGCGGCCGGGCTGGCCGCCGGCGGGATGAAACCGGTGGTGGCGATTTATTCCACTTTTATCCAGCGCTGCTACGACCAGATTATTCACGACGTGGCCCTGCAGAAACTGCCCGTCGTATTTGCGCTGGATCGGGCAGGCCTAGTGGGAGAAGACGGCCCCACCCACCACGGCGTATTTGATTTAAGCTTTCTGCGCGAGGTGCCGAACTTAATTGTGGCCGCCCCCGCAGATGAAAACGAACTGCAGCACCTGCTGAAAACCGCACTGGACGCTAAGGCGCCTTTCGTATTGCGCTACCCGCGCGGATCGGGCTTTGGCGTGGAGATGGACGCCGCCCCCAAACGGCTGGAAATCGGAAAAGGCGTGTGGCTTAAGAAAGGAAAAGATCTAAATATCTTGGCGATCGGAAACCGCGTTCATCCCGCCATGCAAGCGGCCGCACTGCTGGCCGAAAAAGACATAGACTGCGGCGTAGCCAATATGCGTTTTGTGCACCCGCTGGATACGCACTTGATTGACGAAGCGCTGAAGCTTTCCCGCCGCATCGTAACGGTGGAGGACAATATGCTGGCGGGCGGTTTCGGCTCGGCCGTGGCCGAATACGTAAGCGACAAGCAGGCCGATTTTAAATTGCTTCGCTTAGGCATCGGAGACGAATTTGTAGAACACGGCAAAGTAGCCCAACTCTATGACCAGCTGGGTCTGAACGCCGAAGAAATGACAAAACATATTTTGAAGTGGAAAAACAAGTGA
- a CDS encoding TIGR00730 family Rossman fold protein: MTKEQDAVEHEESYIKAYEDIQLLKKDVMRPVRMELEVMKPEIYLQHFNVTDTIVCFGSARVREEKESQEKVKRAKEALAKNPTDKNLQNRLYEAEGLAKLAKYYEEARRFAKLVVQHAGDRFAVVTGGGPGLMEAANRGAFENGGRSIGMNITLPHEQRPNPYITKNLAFLFHYFAIRKLHLVMRSRAFVVFPGGFGTFDELFEILTLVKTGKKEDIPIVLVGKEFWNTVVNIPGLASYGVISPEEAESCEVVETAEEAWDVLAKFYKIK, from the coding sequence ATGACCAAAGAACAAGACGCCGTAGAACATGAAGAGTCTTACATCAAAGCGTACGAAGATATTCAGCTGTTAAAGAAAGACGTCATGCGTCCGGTTCGTATGGAGCTGGAAGTAATGAAGCCGGAAATTTACTTGCAGCACTTCAACGTAACCGACACGATCGTCTGCTTTGGCAGTGCGCGCGTGCGGGAAGAAAAAGAATCCCAAGAAAAAGTAAAACGCGCCAAAGAAGCCTTGGCTAAAAATCCGACGGACAAAAACCTTCAAAACCGTTTGTACGAAGCCGAGGGCCTGGCGAAACTGGCCAAGTATTACGAAGAAGCACGCCGCTTTGCCAAGCTGGTGGTGCAGCACGCGGGCGACCGCTTTGCCGTCGTTACCGGCGGCGGGCCGGGACTAATGGAAGCCGCCAACCGCGGAGCCTTTGAAAACGGCGGGCGCAGCATCGGCATGAACATTACGCTCCCGCACGAACAGCGCCCCAACCCGTATATCACCAAAAATTTGGCTTTCTTGTTTCATTATTTTGCCATCCGCAAGCTGCATTTGGTCATGCGCTCGCGGGCGTTTGTGGTGTTCCCGGGCGGATTTGGAACGTTTGACGAATTGTTTGAAATTCTAACCCTGGTCAAAACCGGCAAAAAAGAAGATATTCCGATTGTGCTGGTGGGCAAAGAATTTTGGAATACCGTCGTCAATATTCCGGGTCTTGCTTCCTACGGCGTCATCTCGCCGGAAGAAGCCGAGTCCTGCGAAGTGGTGGAAACCGCCGAAGAAGCGTGGGACGTGTTGGCAAAGTTCTATAAAATTAAATAA
- a CDS encoding histone H1 — MAVKKTVKKAAAKKPAKKVTVKKAAVKKPAKKACAKKACAKKACAKKTVKKVAVKKAAVKKTAAKKPAAKKTVKKAVKKVAKKK; from the coding sequence ATGGCCGTTAAAAAAACCGTGAAAAAAGCCGCTGCCAAAAAGCCGGCTAAAAAAGTAACCGTGAAGAAAGCCGCCGTGAAAAAACCGGCTAAAAAAGCCTGTGCTAAAAAAGCGTGCGCCAAAAAAGCCTGCGCTAAAAAAACCGTGAAAAAAGTAGCCGTGAAAAAAGCTGCCGTTAAAAAAACCGCCGCTAAAAAACCGGCTGCCAAAAAAACCGTAAAAAAAGCCGTAAAAAAAGTAGCAAAGAAAAAATAA